The following proteins are encoded in a genomic region of Thalassophryne amazonica chromosome 5, fThaAma1.1, whole genome shotgun sequence:
- the LOC117509926 gene encoding proline-rich protein HaeIII subfamily 1-like encodes MGLPKGGAPEPHHPGHSPQWEKQAAAGTGGKGATATEPKARAGTTGPYEGGAQPPDKRGSQGARGRQAGPTDPDGEAGAWRATYDLSLGEQHHPPRRHRTPQPTNGRADRPNMKRNNGHPIPPITTTPTPNRTRSPTASTGGPTGRPASHPAPPQAQRHTHTPQGRSQKGARASTRPNPPPPVDLQSHQAAPGKQTSQTPEAQPQIPKQARTPHPDANPSPHARAAQPHHT; translated from the exons ATGGGCCTACCAaaagggggagccccagaaccacaccacccgggCCACAGTCCCCAATGGGAGAAGCAAGCGGCAGCGGGGACGGGGGGTAAAGGAGCCACTGCAACTGAACCCAAAGCGCGGGCAGGGACCACCGGACCATACGAGGgcggggcccagcccccagacaagag GGGCAGCCAAGGAGCCAGAGGGAGGCAGGCGGGCCCCACAGACCCAGATGGAGAGGCAGGGGCATGGAGGGCCACATATGATCTGAGCCTCGGGGAGCAGCACCACCCCCCGCGCAGGCACCGCACCCCACAGCCCACCAATGGCAGAGCAGACAGACCCAACATGAAAAGGAACAATGGTCACCCAATACCCCCTATCACCACCACACCCACTCCCAATAGGACCAGAAGCCCCACAGCGAGCACCGGGGGCCCCACAGGCAGGCCGGCCAGCCACCCAGCCCCCCCCCAGGCACAGAGGCACACCCACACCCCGCAAGGGAGGAGCCAAAAGGGAGCACGGGCCAGCACCCGACCCAATCCCCCACCCCCGGTAGACCTACAGAGCCACCAGGCAGCACCGGGAAAGCAAACCTCCCAGACCCCCGAAGCCCAACCCCAAATCCCCAAGCAAGCCAGGACTCCACACCCAGACGCCAACCCGTCTCCACATGCACGGGCTGCACAGCCCCACCATACCTGA